One window of the Rosa rugosa chromosome 3, drRosRugo1.1, whole genome shotgun sequence genome contains the following:
- the LOC133739105 gene encoding pentatricopeptide repeat-containing protein At1g05670, mitochondrial-like — translation MAAPARALNPFHTSTNHSQVTFITSLLQTLNPQTPNPSNLSSAPLNQFSPHLNPALVVQVLHNQTNPYHALFFFKWASNPDPNPNNYSHTFKCYSAITDILLSHSLFSSASSLLQESNHLSDFLIGKFITAHGRRGGVRAAIDWFHKAKVIENGRCLFSYNAILGVLVRAHRIGLAESIYDLIFKEGLVKPDASTYTIMIRGFCKVGEIENAQKVFDEMTCEPNLITYNTMIHGFCKKGEVDSARRVLGQMMEGNDCLPDTVTYTTLIDGYSKKGELGEAMKCMDEMVKQGCEPNVLTYNAVIHGFCLSGNVNEAKRMMTRMRLNGVKDDIATHTSILKGLCIAGKADEAVEHLKEMARLGMKLDVKAYGIVVNEYCKMKEPDGAILLLMEMRMRGLKPSVSSFNAVLSVLLENGELERAINLVKQMPQMGCFPNFFSYNSVIFSLCNVRGRMGEVEGLIHDMLRNGHALDATLCSCLVKGYCDDGDLRSAMQVFCDALDQRYIISLESFSVFVKELCAKGKAVEAERMFEDMCKRCSVVHIDIYRKVLDDYL, via the coding sequence ATGGCTGCACCAGCTAGAGCCCTAAACCCATTTCACACGTCTACCAATCACTCTCAAGTGACCTTCATAACCTCCCTTCTGCAAACCCTAAACCCACAGACACCTAACCCCTCAAACCTCAGCTCAGCCCCTCTTAACCAGTTCTCACCTCACCTAAACCCAGCCCTAGTTGTCCAAGTCCTCCACAACCAGACCAATCCCTACCacgccctcttcttcttcaaatgGGCATCAAACCCTGACCCCAATCCCAACAACTACTCCCACACCTTCAAATGCTACTCGGCCATCACTGACATCCTCCTCTCCCACTCCCTCTTCTCCTCCGCCTCGTCACTCCTCCAAGAATCCAATCACCTCTCTGATTTTCTGATCGGCAAGTTCATCACAGCTCACGGCCGCCGCGGCGGTGTGAGGGCCGCCATTGATTGGTTTCACAAGGCGAAAGTGATTGAGAATGGGAGGTGCTTGTTTTCTTACAATGCAATTCTGGGTGTGTTGGTTAGAGCACATAGGATTGGTTTAGCTGAGTCAATTTATGATCTGATTTTCAAGGAAGGTCTGGTGAAACCGGATGCGTCGACTTATACCATAATGATTAGAGGGTTTTGTAAAGTGGGTGAGATTGAGAATGCACagaaggtgttcgatgaaatgacTTGTGAGCCGAATTTGATTACTTACAATACTATGATTCATGGGTTCTGCAAGAAGGGTGAGGTTGATAGTGCGAGGAGAGTTTTGGGTCAGATGATGGAGGGTAACGATTGCTTGCCTGATACGGTAACTTATACGACTTTGATTGATGGGTATAGTAAGAAAGGTGAGTTGGGCGAGGCAATGAAGTGTATGGATGAGATGGTGAAACAGGGTTGTGAGCCTAATGTGTTGACGTACAATGCGGTGATTCATGGTTTTTGTTTGAGTGGGAATGTTAATGAGGCAAAgaggatgatgacgaggatGAGGTTGAATGGTGTGAAGGATGATATAGCAACGCATACGAGTATATTGAAAGGGCTTTGCATTGCGGGGAAGGCTGATGAAGCTGTTGAGCATCTTAAAGAGATGGCCAGACTTGGGATGAAACTGGATGTGAAAGCATATGGAATTGTTGTCAATGAGTATTGTAAGATGAAAGAACCGGATGGAGCAATTTTGCTTTTAATGGAAATGAGAATGAGAGGCCTGAAGCCAAGTGTTTCGAGCTTTAATGCAGTGCTGAGTGTTCTTCTTGAAAATGGGGAGCTCGAAAGAGCCATTAATCTTGTAAAGCAAATGCCACAAATGGGTTGCTTTCCCAATTTCTTTTCATACAACTCAGTGATATTTAGTCTTTGTAATGTGAGAGGTAGAATGGGGGAAGTTGAAGGGCTTATCCATGACATGCTTCGAAATGGTCATGCCCTTGATGCCACGCTCTGTAGTTGCTTGGTCAAAGGTTATTGTGATGATGGTGATTTGAGAAGCGCAATGCAGGTTTTCTGTGACGCACTTGATCAGAGGTACATTATTAGTTTGGAGAGCTTTTCAGTTTTCGTCAAAGAGTTATGCGCCAAGGGGAAGGCTGTTGAGGCTGAGAGGATGTTTGAGGATATGTGTAAAAGATGCAGTGTGGTTCATATAGATATTTACAGAAAGGTGTTAGATGATTATTTGTGA
- the LOC133736741 gene encoding PHD finger protein ALFIN-LIKE 4 produces MEVGAAYNPRTVEEVFRDFKGRRAGLLKALTTDVGLFFQQCDPEKENLCLYGFPTEQWEVNLPAEEVPPELPEPALGINFARDGMQEKDWLSLVAVHSDAWLLAVAFYFGARFQFDKTDRKRLFNMINELPTIFEIVTGTAKKQVKERSTNSNHGSNKPKSNSKRGSESQGKYAKVMQAREDYEDGTEDEDEDEHGETLCGACGENYASDEFWICCDVCEKWFHGRCVKITPARAEHIKQYKCPSCSNKRSRP; encoded by the exons ATGGAAGTCGGCGCTGCGTACAATCCCCGGACGGTGGAGGAGGTCTTCAGAGACTTCAAAGGCCGCAGAGCCGGCTTGCTTAAGGCCCTCACCACCG ATGTCGGCTTGTTTTTTCAGCAGTGCGACCCTG AGAAGGAGAATCTTTGCCTCTATGGATTTCCAACCGAGCAGTGGGAAGTTAATTTGCCTGCAGAGGAGGTTCCTCCAGAGCTTCCGGAGCCAGCACTTGGTATCAACTTTGCCAGAGATGGAATGCAAGAAAAAGACTGGTTATCCTTGGTTGCTGTCCACAGTGATGCATGGTTACTTGCAGTGGCCTTTTACTTCGGTGCTAGGTTTCAATTTGATAAGACTGATAG GAAACGCCTTTTTAATATGATAAATGAGCTTCCAACTATATTCGAGATTGTCACAGGGACAGCCAAGAAACAAGTAAAGGAGAGGTCAACAAATTCAAATCATGGCAGCAACAAACCTAAATCAAATTCGAAG AGAGGTTCTGAGTCTCAGGGAAAGTATGCAAAGGTAATGCAAGCAAGGGAAGACTATGAGGATGGcacagaagatgaagatgaggatgagCATGGAGAGACACTATGTGGGGCTTGTGGAGAGAACTATGCATCCGATGAATTTTGGATTTGCTGCGATGTCTGTGAGAAGTGGTTCCACGGCAGGTGTGTGAAGATCACCCCAGCAAGGGCTGAGCATATTAAGCAGTACAAATGTCCGTCTTGCAGCAACAAGAGATCCCGGCCTTGA
- the LOC133736740 gene encoding omega-amidase, chloroplastic, with protein sequence MKAALSTLISSRTLSPPPSPSSASSSSFARSIWLQPKTLSNSPSFITPIPSKTLTTNNYSRLRLRLNHRKSLTANFSSIMASAYKPEEARVPPALPLPTPPVNKFKIGLCQLSVTADKERNIAHARKAIEQAVEKGAQLVLLPEIWNGPYSNDSFPVFAEDIDAGGDASPSTAMLSEVAQRLKITIVGGSISERSGDQLYNTCCVFGTDGKLKAKHRKIHLFDIDIPGKITFIESKTLTAGQTPTIVDTEVGRIGIGICYDIRFQELAMIYGARGAHLICYPGAFNMTTGPLHWELLQRARATDNQLYVATCSPARDAGAGYVAWGHSTLVGPFGEVLATTEHEEAIIIAEVDYSLLELRRTNLPLLKQRRGDLYQLVDVQRLNSK encoded by the exons ATGAAAGCAGCACTATCCACTCTGATCAGCTCCAGGACTCTGAGCCCTCCCCCCTCtccttcttctgcttcttcttcttctttcgctCGCTCCATTTGGCTTCAACCAAAGACCCTCTCCAACTCACCCTCCTTCATTACCCCTATACCCTCCAAGACCCTCACCACCAACAATTACTCCCGTCTCCGTCTCCGTCTCAATCATCGCAAGTCCCTCACCGCTAATTTCTCGTCGATAATGGCCTCCGCTTACAAGCCCGAAGAAGCCAGGGTCCCACCTGCCCTTCCCTTGCCCACTCCTCCCGTCAACAAG TTTAAGATTGGACTGTGCCAATTGTCGGTGACGGCCGATAAGGAGAGGAACATTGCTCATGCTCGCAAGGCCATCGAGCAGGCTGTCGAAAAGGGTGCTCAGCTGGTTCTCCTACCT GAAATATGGAATGGCCCGTATTCAAATGATAGCTTCCCAGTGTTTGCTGAGGATATTGACGCTGGTGGTGATGCATCTCCTTCGACAGCCATGCTTTCTGAAGTTGCTCAGCGCCTGAAAATCACCATTGTTGGTGGATCTATATCAGAGCGTTCTGGTGATCAGCTGTACAATACTTGTTGTGTCTTTGGTACTGATGGAAAGCTGAAAGCTAAACATAGGAAG ATACACCTCTTTGATATTGATATCCCTGGGAAGATTACCTTTATTGAATCAAAGACTCTTACAGCAGGGCAAACTCCTACCATTGTGGACACAG AAGTTGGGCGTATTGGCATAGGCATTTGTTATGACATTAGGTTCCAGGAACTAGCTATGATCTATGGAGCAAGAG GTGCTCACTTGATATGCTATCCTGGGGCTTTTAACATGACCACTGGGCCATTGCATTGGGAATTGTTGCAGAGAGCAAG GGCTACAGATAACCAG CTATATGTGGCAACTTGTTCACCTGCTCGAGATGCCGGAGCTGGTTATGTGGCATGGGGCCACTCCACCCTTGTCGGACCA TTTGGAGAAGTGCTGGCAACTACAGAACATGAAGAGGCAATTATCATAGCTGAGGTTGATTATTCACTCCTTGAGCTTAGAAG AACAAATCTCCCTTTACTGAAGCAGCGGCGAGGAGATCTTTACCAGTTGGTAGATGTTCAGAGGTTGAATTCTAAATGA
- the LOC133738014 gene encoding zinc finger BED domain-containing protein RICESLEEPER 2-like produces the protein MVDGKPSLTSRTWSQDACVDAATRMIVIDELPFSAIERPGFRHFCEVAVPRFEVPYTWTSCQNINYMVITAHFIDYGWKMHKRVLKFCVIPNHHGNTIGKIVENALIEWTIDRVLTISVDNAAANGVAIEYVRKKMLTWDRKPICGCKFMHVRCLAHIVNLIVRSGLHIMERSVASIRNAIRYVRSSQARTDAFKVCMEQTKVECKKICILDIPTRWNSTYLMLGTILELRKAFDRMAEDEDVKVFYQVTVNVSASLHPTSQLAFHDIVAIKVEIDDLFYKPIDGESTETDKLLFQMANKMRKKYSKYFDQLDDINKLFLVAVVLDPRYKLRYFEFNCDNMLGLDRSEIKRRSDDVKELLVNLCDLYAASMGVQGSQKSRSGESTTMVI, from the exons ATGGTGGATGGGAAGCCTAGTTTAACTAGTAGGACTTGGAGTCAGGATGCTTGTGTAGATGCTGCTACTAGAATGATAGTGATAGATGAGCTTCCTTTCAGTGCCATTGAAAGGCCTGGATTTAGGCACTTTTGTGAAGTTGCTGTTCCTAGATTTGAGGTGCCAT ATACATGGACTAGTTGTCAAAACATCAATTACATGGTCATTACAGCCCATTTTATAGACTATGGTTGGAAAATGCACAAAAGAGTTTTAAAGTTTTGTGTAATTCCAAACCATCATGGCAACACTATTGGTAAAATAGTAGAGAATGCCTTGATTGAGTGGACAATTGATAGAGTTTTGACAATTAGTGTAGACAATGCAGCTGCAAATGGGGTTGCTATTGAGTACGTTAGGAAGAAAATGTTAACTTGGGATAGGAAACCAATTTGTGGATGCAAGTTTATGCATGTGAGATGCTTAGCTCACATTGTGAATTTAATTGTGAGGTCTGGTTTGCATATAATGGAGAGGTCAGTAGCTTCAATTAGGAATGCTATTAGGTATGTGAGGAGTTCTCAGGCTAGAACAGATGCATTTAAGGTTTGTATGGAACAAACCAAGGTAGAGTGTAAAAAAATTTGCATTTTGGATATTCCaacaaggtggaattccacctaccTGATGTTGGGCACAATTTTGGAGTTGAGGAAGGCATTTGATAGGATGGCAGAGGATGAAGATGTGAA AGTTTTCTATCAAGTCACAGTGAATGTGAGTGCTTCACTGCACCCTACTTCACAGTTGGCTTTCCATGACATTGTAGCCATTAAGGTTGAGATTGATGATCTGTTTTATAAGCCAATAGATGGAGAGTCAACTGAGACTGATAAGCTGCTATTTCAGATGGCAAACAAGATGAGAAAAAAGTATAGCAAATACTTTGATCAGTTAGACGACATCAATAAGCTTTTTCTTGTAGCAGTTGTGTTGGACCCTAGGTACAAGCTGAGGTACTTTGAATTCAATTGTGACAATATGCTTGGGTTAGATAGGTCAGAGATCAAAAGGAGGTCAGATGATGTGAAAGAGCTGTTAGTTAACCTCTGTGACCTATATGCAGCATCAATGGGTGTACAGGGTTCACAAAAGTCAAGAAGTGGAGAGAGTACAACTATGgttatttag